One genomic segment of Coraliomargarita parva includes these proteins:
- a CDS encoding exopolysaccharide biosynthesis protein: MQTQTSGETHQTLAESLEASLASQDERGPSIGELSDAVGEKGFGLLLLILSLPSALPVPAPGYSTPFGIAIVLIAIQMLIGRQTVWLPERTKRVRINPKLASKMIGAASKFLHMIEHLIKPRQRWIRSQAGQSAMAVVIAIMACLMILPIPLTNTFPAMVIFMIGVGLSEEDGLLAIAAFAVGLCAIALYGYIIYLVIREGPQAAEGIKDWIKARLGMGPDNAG, translated from the coding sequence ATGCAAACCCAAACATCGGGGGAAACCCATCAAACGCTGGCCGAAAGTCTGGAAGCGAGCCTCGCATCACAGGATGAACGGGGCCCCTCGATCGGCGAACTGTCAGATGCCGTTGGCGAAAAAGGATTTGGCTTGCTCCTGCTCATCCTTTCATTGCCGAGCGCCCTGCCCGTGCCCGCGCCCGGTTACAGCACCCCCTTCGGCATCGCGATCGTCCTCATCGCCATCCAAATGCTCATCGGCCGTCAAACCGTCTGGCTTCCGGAACGCACCAAACGGGTCCGGATCAACCCCAAGCTGGCATCCAAGATGATCGGTGCGGCTTCAAAGTTTTTGCACATGATCGAGCACCTGATAAAGCCGCGCCAACGCTGGATCAGGTCTCAGGCGGGTCAGTCTGCCATGGCAGTCGTCATCGCAATCATGGCCTGTCTCATGATCCTGCCGATTCCGTTGACAAACACCTTTCCGGCCATGGTGATATTCATGATTGGGGTGGGCTTGTCTGAAGAAGATGGCCTGCTGGCCATTGCCGCCTTCGCGGTCGGACTCTGCGCCATCGCCCTTTATGGCTACATCATCTATCTGGTAATCCGCGAGGGACCACAAGCCGCAGAGGGAATCAAGGACTGGATCAAGGCCCGACTCGGCATGGGCCCGGACAATGCAGGCTAG